One Longimicrobiaceae bacterium DNA window includes the following coding sequences:
- a CDS encoding SpoIID/LytB domain-containing protein has translation MRSTQSRAWRRPSAALFGLALLAGCSDSLPTDPRGADLRPRSAASGADIGTFTGSIRVGVVQQTQSLKLGGTGEFVVRNKATGGELLRGTGEDVTVTLESVPVVRKFYYLQVACTGSDATRDQWVANAEAAGYHTITEFVPSVPCTRLRIGRLSEADYLNTTTRAAWRAEVGAKGLNLHNGVSFFAYTFSEGEAQFKIQSGSETLFSEGAPVVEALTGRVRIAGRQYRGTAEAGINSAGSLAGINELSMEEYLYGVVPRELGPVAYPELEAQKAQAVAARTWALVGFRKRLADGYNLRATIDDQVYGGFEAEHPLSTQAVDETAGVVATYNGRPISTFYSSTSGGHTAGYEEWLDRADPVPYLTGKLDAERGAAPENVPTLEVFKRAPISANLRAFHGGDYEADWSRYHRWSFEWTNEEMSRLLSMTYGPVGKVLAINVLERGPSGRVLKIEYVTEKDTFTSTRNGIRSSLKFINARGNPEGILSTLFFIEPVHDPRTKELAGFKAYGGGWGHGVGMSQTGAVGRAEKGATYEEILKFYYTGIELQKRY, from the coding sequence TTGCGGTCAACCCAATCGCGCGCCTGGCGGCGCCCCTCGGCAGCCCTTTTCGGCCTCGCGCTCCTGGCCGGCTGCTCGGACTCGTTGCCGACGGATCCGCGCGGCGCCGACCTTCGGCCGCGCTCGGCCGCGTCCGGCGCCGACATCGGCACCTTCACCGGCTCCATCCGCGTCGGGGTCGTGCAGCAGACCCAAAGCCTCAAGCTCGGCGGGACCGGCGAGTTCGTCGTCCGCAACAAGGCCACCGGCGGGGAACTGCTGCGCGGCACGGGCGAGGACGTCACCGTGACGCTGGAGTCTGTGCCGGTCGTGCGGAAGTTCTACTACCTCCAGGTGGCGTGCACCGGCTCCGACGCCACGCGCGACCAGTGGGTGGCGAACGCCGAGGCGGCCGGATACCACACCATCACGGAGTTCGTGCCCAGCGTCCCGTGCACCCGGCTGCGCATCGGGCGGCTTAGCGAGGCGGATTATCTGAACACCACAACCCGCGCCGCGTGGCGGGCCGAGGTCGGCGCCAAGGGGCTGAACCTCCACAACGGCGTCTCCTTCTTCGCCTACACCTTCTCCGAGGGCGAGGCGCAGTTCAAGATCCAGAGCGGCTCCGAGACGTTGTTCAGTGAGGGAGCCCCGGTGGTCGAGGCGCTCACCGGCCGCGTCCGCATCGCGGGACGGCAGTACCGCGGCACGGCGGAGGCGGGGATCAACAGCGCGGGCTCGCTCGCCGGCATCAACGAGCTGTCCATGGAGGAGTACCTGTACGGCGTCGTGCCACGGGAGCTGGGTCCGGTGGCCTACCCCGAGCTGGAGGCGCAGAAGGCGCAGGCGGTCGCCGCCCGCACCTGGGCGCTGGTCGGCTTCCGCAAGCGCCTCGCGGACGGCTACAATCTGCGCGCCACCATCGACGACCAGGTGTACGGCGGCTTCGAGGCCGAGCACCCGCTCTCCACGCAGGCCGTCGACGAGACCGCCGGCGTGGTCGCGACCTACAATGGGCGCCCCATCTCCACCTTCTACTCCTCCACCAGCGGCGGCCACACCGCCGGGTACGAGGAGTGGCTGGACCGCGCGGATCCGGTGCCCTATCTGACCGGCAAGCTGGACGCCGAGCGCGGGGCCGCCCCCGAGAACGTCCCCACCCTGGAGGTCTTCAAGCGCGCGCCCATCTCCGCCAACCTGCGCGCCTTCCACGGCGGCGACTACGAGGCGGACTGGTCCCGCTATCACCGCTGGTCGTTCGAGTGGACCAACGAGGAGATGAGCCGGCTCCTTTCCATGACGTACGGCCCGGTCGGCAAGGTGCTCGCCATCAACGTCCTGGAGCGCGGGCCCTCAGGGCGCGTCCTGAAGATCGAGTACGTAACGGAGAAGGACACCTTCACGAGCACCCGCAACGGCATCCGCTCGTCGCTGAAGTTCATCAACGCCAGAGGGAACCCCGAGGGCATCCTCAGCACGCTCTTCTTCATCGAGCCGGTGCACGACCCTCGGACCAAGGAGCTCGCCGGCTTCAAGGCGTACGGCGGGGGCTGGGGCCACGGGGTCGGGATGTCGCAGACGGGCGCCGTCGGCCGCGCCGAGAAGGGGGCCACCTACGAGGAGATCCTGAAGTTCTACTACACCGGGATCGAGCTGCAAAAGCGGTACTGA